A window of the Cryptococcus depauperatus CBS 7841 chromosome 5, complete sequence genome harbors these coding sequences:
- a CDS encoding ATP-dependent RNA helicase DBP9 produces MSSKTSAPPDALLDSELSFSQPPFSTLLDSRILVALADLKFAHPTLVQAKAIPLLLEGKDVLARARTGSGKTAAYAVPAVQKVLEAKSEMSPASVNYQATRSVILVPTKELALQVTAFIANITKYCQGLVDCINVVAGGASVQRVLLNDKPDIVISTPTKLLSLLQSKTLLLSQLSFLAIDEADLLLSYGLKDDLTRIMDPTSSWLPKLGVQGCLMSATLSEDVEGVKGLVLRNPAILTLSEPAASSSLLAQYYTHTSERDKFLLIYVLLKLKLIRGKSIVFVNDVERGYRVKLFLEQFGVKCCVVNSELPLASRYHVVEEFNRGVYDVVVATDEGAGANAEEEESKNDAKEDDGELEEDRKNEEVKKAENDDSSTPESGPSKRRAVSPLLKTFKRQKRQRDPASSLARGIDFTSASSVINFDLPSTSTSYMHRVGRTARAGHSGLALSFVVPKGEWGKDKVVTIKTAKKDDQVFEKIKARVKRDGGDEIKEWDWGGRKGEIEGFRYRMEDALKAVTGKRVAEARREEVRRELLNSEKLKAHFAANPLDLSYLRHDAPLHPARQQKHLKHVPNYLLPKIAALPSGDVSDQAGVGFSRRGRGSARGRGRGGKSRRGGKKIDPLKFKT; encoded by the exons ATGTCTTCCAAAACATCAGCGCCACCCGACGCGCTTCTCGA TTCAgagctttctttttcgcAACCTCCCTTCTCAACCTTACTTGATTCTCGTATTCTTGTAGCTCTTGCCGACCTCAAGTTCGCTCACCCAACTCTTGTGCAAGCCAAAGCTATCCCCTTGTTActagaaggaaaagatgtgCTGGCTCGTGCTAGAACGGGAAGTGGAAAGACAGCTGCCTATGCGGTGCCCGCTGTGCAAAAGGTGTTGGAAGCAAAGTCAGAAATGTCACCAGCCTCGGTAAACTATCAAGCTACCAGGTCTGTGATCCTTGTTCCTACGAAGGAGCTGGCATTGCAAGTTACTGCCTTTATTGCCAACATCACAAAGTACTGTCAAGGACTTGTAGATTGCATTAATGTCGTCGCTGGCGGAGCGAGTGTTCAGAG GGTGCTCTTGAATGACAAGCCCGATATTGTGATTTCTACTCCTACCAAACTACTTTCTTTGCTTCAGTCCAAAAcccttttgctttctcaACTATCTTTTCTAGCCATTGATGAAGCCGacctcttgctctcttATGGGCTCAAAGATGATCTTACGAGAATTATGGACCCAACTTCGAGTTGGTTACCTAAACTTGGTGTGCAGGGTTGTCTCATGAGTGCCACATTAAGTGAGGACGTTGAAGGTGTCAAAGGTCTCGTTCTCCGTAACCCT GCCATTCTCACTCTTTCCGAACCAGCCGCCTCTTCATCACTTCTTGCTCAGTATTATACCCACACTAGCGAACGCGATAAATTCCTTCTCATCTATGTATTACTCAAACTCAAACTCATACGCGGCAAATCCATAGTCTTTGTCAATGATGTTGAGCGCGGTTACCGTGTTaagctttttcttgagcAATTTGGCGTCAAATGCTGTGTTGTCAACAGTGAACTACCTCTAGCCAGCAGATACCACGTAGTGGAAGAGTTTAATAGAGGTGTTTATGATGTCGTAGTTGCCACAGATGAGGGCGCAGGCGCCAATgcggaagaagaggaaagcaAAAATGATGCtaaggaagatgatggtgaATTAGAAGAGGATAGAAAAAATGAGGAAGTaaagaaagcagaaaaCGATGATTCTTCGACCCCAGAGTCCGGCCCATCAAAGCGCCGAGCAgtttctcctcttcttaAAACCTTCAAGCGTCAAAAACGTCAGCGCGATCCGGCATCTTCGCTTGCTCGAGGAATTGACTTTACTTCCGCTTCTTCAGTGATCAACTTTGATCTTCCATCTACCTCCACCTCTTATATGCACCGAGTTGGTCGAACAGCTCGTGCAGGTCATTCTGGTCTGGCACTGTCATTTGTTGTTCCCAAAGGAGAATGGGGCAAGGATAAGGTTGTGACCATAAAGACCGCGAAGAAAGATGACCAGGTCTTTGAGAAAATCAAAGCAAGAGTTAAGAGAGATGGCGGCGACGAGATCAAGGAGTGGGATTGGGGAGgcagaaaaggagagattgaaggTTTTAGGTACAGAATGGAGGATGCGTTGAAGGCAGTCActggaaaaagagttgCAGAGGctagaagagaagaagtgagACGAGAGTTATTGAATAGTGAAAAACTCAAGGCGCACTTTGCCGCGAATCCTCTTGATCTATCATATCTTCGCCACGATGCTCCACTTCACCCTGCTCGTCAGCAaaaacatctcaaacaCGTCCCAAATTATCTTTTACCAAAGATTGCGGCTCTTCCCTCTGGCGACGTGAGCGACCAGGCCGGCGTAGGATTTTCCAGACGAGGACGAGGAAGCGCTAGAGGACGAGGACGAGGTGGGAAATCCAGGAGGGGTGGCAAGAAGATTGACCCTTTAAAGTTCAAGACATGA